GAAAGAGGCCTTGGCAAAAGAGTGTCTTATCAAACTCGGGATTGAGGATCAAGAGGGGAAGATAGCTCGATTCATCACAAGGAAAGATTATGATCGGCCTCCGGAGTTTCCTGACGCGGATCCCGAAAAGTCCAAAGCTCTCTACTTGATGAGAGGCATATTCAGTCAGGATAAAATGTGGGAGATGGCATCTTCCAAAACCCCCGGAACAGATTTTGGTGTCTACTTTGAGAAACGGGTGGATGGATCGATACGCTACGATATGGAATCGACAAATTTTAAAGCCGGCGAAACGAAGAAACCGCCTCTTTTAGTCGCTATGCCCTACAGTGCTGCCAACACCCCGAGGCCTCAGGGATCTCAGTTTGACAATCCGGAATCTAAAGTGATCGCGACTCTGCGTTACTACCTCGATTCGAAGACACAGCTGTTTTGCGATCCCCACCTGACGTTTGTAGTGCATCATATGAGGGAGGGCAATGCCGCCTCATTCTTTAAAGATGCCAAAGGACAGACCGATCCTCTTTATCATCAGATCAAAGCTGTCGCCGATATCGAAGATCCCTTAGTCAGGCAGGGCGCCGAGGAAGCGCTTTTTCAAGAGCTTTCAGGCAACCCCGGATCCTTCAAGGTTATATTGGCGCGGATGATCGCCGTCAAGCAGGTGCAGTTCGATGAAGGGAAGGCCAACAGCAACCGATTCGAGAAGGGCAGTTTCAACGAGCAATCGATAGGCTTTTCCGGAACAAGCGGAGATACTTCGACTGATTTCCGGAAGGTGCAGCGCGATCCGGCATCCGATGGCAACATGACGATTGGTCTTATGGGAAGGGGTGAAAACCAACAAGTGGATGTCGTTCTGGAACGGGAGGGAGATGCCGCCTCGTTCACGGACAGCATCCTTTCTGAATTCGCAGAAAAAATGGGACCCAAGACAAGGGCGCTGATCGATGTCGGAGGCCTTTGCAAGCTAGGCAACCGCGATGTAGCCCTGCTGCTCTTCGATAAAATTGTCATGGGTAACAATACGGTTCAAGGAATCGTGTTTTACGATGACAGCACCAACACCGCCAAGGTAGTCGAGAAGGATTCTTCCGGGCAGCCTCTGATCCGTGATTTTACCGATACAGACCGTAAGCTGTCTGACAGGGAAGGAAAGTATTTTACCTTTTACGACCAGGCGCACTCGCGAGGTGCGGACATTCCGCAGATGAATGGGGCTGAGGCTTTCATCACTTTCGATCGGGGCGTGACAAACAGCGATTTCAAGCAGGGCGCGATGAGGCTGCGTAAACTGATCGACCAGACGCTTAGCCAGTCATTTCGAGTCTTCGCTTCAGAGTTGGCCCTCAAGCAGGTACAAGAAGACATGAAACTGGAAGGAGAGCTTAAAACAGTCGACATTGCCGCCTGGCTTCTTAAGAAAGAGATTGAAAGCGAGATGGAAAAAGGTCCCATTGAAGCATTGCTTGAGGTGCAGTCTGCATTTAAAACGGCACAGCTCCAGGCTCAATCCGAGATTTTGAAAAGTCTGTCAGCAAAAGATCCACCTCCGGGCCCGAAAGAGATGGAGCGTTTCAGGGGCTTTGTGAATGAGTTGGATAATCTCTCCGGATTTATCGACAAGACGGAGACCGACCTCAAGGCTAAGTATGGAACAGTCCAAAAAGAGACTACGCGGAGCGCGTTTTTGCATGGGCTGCACACGCAAGCTGAGGAAAACGAGAAAAAGCTCAAAGAGCTGATCGGCAAAGCAGAAACTGACCTGGGAGTAAAGAGCTCCTATTCGCTGCCTGATCAATATCGCGGGGAAGTCAGCCGCATCCTGAAAGAGAGGGGCAAGAGGCTGCCGGATTCTTTTATCGTTGAAGGCAGGGCCGGTGCTTCCATCTCTTTGGCCCAAGTGCAGTCGCAGTCTCAATCCCAATCGCAGTCTCAATCGCAGTCGCAGTCTCAATCCCACTCCTTTTCGCAGGTGTCCGCCGAGATTTTCGAATCAGCCCCCCTGTCTAAAGTTGAAGACAAAGCCTATCGTAGTGCCACAGTCGCTTTTCTTGGCGGAGAAAACAACCCAAGAGCCGGAAGCTTTGGCGGCCTAAGTCACCTTCTTTCCTTGAACGATCCTGTCTTTTTTGGAGAAGCGTTTCGTGAGAAGTCCAAGGAAGGAAACCTCCTACCGGCCTGCAGGTATTTGATTGTTCGGCAAGAGAGTGGAGATGTGTTCCTCGTCGATGCCGAGGAAGCTTCTTTGTTTAAGAAGGAGCAGGGCAGTTGGCCGGGCTTTTCCCTGGTTGACTTGAGAAGGTGGGATCAAAAGGATTTTGTTCTTTCGGGCTCTTTGCCGGATGTCGAAGGTTTTAAATCGTTGCCTCATGTGAAGAAGCTGGCTCTTTTGTCGTTTACGAAGGGAGTTGAACAGTCAAAGACGATAGATGAAATCGCTGAGGCGCTTAAAGGAGTCGTTCACGACAGTGATCTTAGGCCAACCCTTGAGATTTCCGGCGACACCGGTCAAGCAGACGGTCTACTTCAATTCAACGAATGGGGTTTTGCATCGAAAGAGGCGAAGGAAGTATCCATCGACATCACAAAAAATGCGGGAGTCATCATCGAAATTGCCGGTAAGGGCGCCGTCATCAAAGACAATATTATCCCGCTGATTAAAAAGCAGCTGGACGAAAAGAGCGCCAACGTGCTCGAGGGTGCATCTTTCGAGATCAAGCAGGAACTGGCATCGCTAAAAGGTAGGAAGTCTTCGCTTGAAGCGAAGATCAAAACCCTGAATTTGGAAAAGAAGCTTAAAATGCAGGGGCCCAGGGGAGAGTTGAATCTGCTGAAAGAAGAGCAAAAGGGACTGTCCGAAAAGCTGAAAGACAACCTTCAGCCGCTTTATAAAAAGGAGATGGAAAGCATTCTCTTTAGCGGGCAAAACCCCAAAAAAGCATATGATGATACCCTAACCGGGGCACGAAAGGTTATCGACCATATCCCCCGCCTGCAAAGAGGAGAGTTCAAACAACTAGTCGACGCCTCCCTGCCTCAGGTCGCCAGCCTGTCGGATGTGATGACAAAAAAACTGGAAGCCTCGCAAGGAAAAGGGATCAGCTTTATCGTTAAAGACATCGATAAGCTATTGAAGGAGCGCCTTGGTGCGCACTCTTTAAGCCTGGCGGACATCAAAACGCTGGTCTTAAGCCATACTATTCAGGAAAAATCCACGATCACACATCGCTTCTTTCATGCGGAAGCGTTCATGCAATCACTCATAGAGGCATTACCTCTGCCCCAGCAACAGATGTTGCAAGCGCACACTATTGATCCAGATGTTTTACCCAACCGGTCTGCGGATGATATTCTTCGAGAAGTGCTGATAAGGGAGAATGGAGATGTCTTGAAGGCTAAGGCCGAAGTGCTGCTCAGGCTAGAGGGCAAGGTGCAAAGTCGCGGGAGCTTTGAAAAACAGATCCGAGAGATTCTGCAAGCTTCACACTCCAATCCCATGCTGATGCAAGAAGCCATTATTGCCTCCATTCAAGAAAAGGACAAAGAGGCTATTGAAGTCAATTATGGCAATGGCGACATCTCACAATTTCTCATGGAATATCTATCCAATAACTGGTCGAAAAAAGAGAAGAAAATAGTGGATGTTAACGCAACGGTGCGAGGGATTCTCGATTTCTTCGATCACGAGCGCCGCGAATTTCTGACATCATCTTTTGACGGATCTGCCTTTTCGACCTATGTGGAGTCCAGGTTGGCCATCATGCAGAGTGAAGAGAAAATCCGCGAGTTAAACTCTTTTTTTCACGACCTGGAAACAGGCAAATGGGGTGTAGAGGATTTAACCGATTTCCACTCCCTGCTGCCTTACCAGAATGAGATGCCATACTTTACACCCGAAAAAGCCGAAATGATGAACAAAGTCCGGAAAGAATATCAACGGGCTGAGTGGAACTTAATCCGCAATATCACCGAGGTGGAAGAAGTTACCCACTCAATGAACTCTAAGTGGCTGATCAAAGGATTTGAAGCGCTGGCAAAAAAACAAGGAGAGCTTGAGAGCAAAAAAAGGGTGCAGACCGAAAAAATCAAAGCGATTGCCGGTGAATACCAACTCAAGAGCCAGTCCACCCTGGAGGAGTTGAAAGAGGTCAGAAATCGTTACCATGAAACTCTTCTGCAGGAGTCTGCAGTTTTAAGCCTCGTCAAGCAAGAGCGAGCAATTCTTCAAGAGCTTGTCGATCAAACGATTCGGTTAAATCCTGAGCGGGCAAAGACTCTTCTGCAGTCGCACTTCAACCTCTCTGCCCTTCTGGAGCATCCCCTGAAGGAGAGCATCGGTATCAAGGCGACTTTCAAACCTCCCAGATTTTTAGATATTGCCGATCAAGTTAAACTGCACGAGAAGGACATCCATGGCTTGAGCGGCAAAGAACTAAAAAAACAAGAGGAGATGAACCTAGCGGAAATTACCGTCTTTTCCGAAGCCTCCCTTGTTAAGAAAAGAGCTCCTGTCTCCCCTGGAACACAGATTAGTTAAGTATCTGATATGTAGTTATATATAAAATTCCATCCCCAGCCCAGCATTTTTTCTTCACACCGCTCTCCGGGAATTTGGTATAGTGAATCCCTTTGGCGGGGGAGATCGTAGCGCCTGTACTAAACTCAAATCGTATGATTTTAGTGCGGGGCGGTCTCTTATACCGAAAGTATCTCAAAAGTTGGCTTTCGCAAAGCCAAAAAAACAACTTTTGAGACACTTTCGGTATACAGTTCCCACCCACCTTCTCATAGACTGATTAAGCGGAGAAATCTTTTGCGTCTCAAAAAGTTGAAAATTCACGGATTCAAGTCCTTTGCCGACAAAGTCACCCTGGAGTTTCATGAAGGCATCACCGGCATCGTCGGACCTAACGGTTGCGGCAAATCCAACATCGCCGATGCGTTCAGGTGGGTTCTTGGAGAAACTTCGGCGCGCAGCCTTCGCGGCAAAAAGATGGAAGACGTCATCTTTGCCGGGACGGTGACAAGAAAGCCCGTCAATTTAGCGGAAGCTACCATCACACTGACAGAGATCAACGGACTGTTGCCGACAGAGTATGATGAGCTGGAGATCACGAGACGTTGCCTTAGAAGCGGGGAAACAGAGTATCTGATCAACAGACAACCTGTCCGTATGCGCGATGTGATCAACCTTTTTTTGGATTCCGGTGTCGGCAAACACGCCTTCTCTATTTTCGAGCAGGGAAACATCGATGAAATTATTCAAAAATCCCCTAAAGAGAGACGAACTATCTTTGAAGAGGCCGCCGGCATCTTAAGGTTTTTTGAAAGGAAACGGGAAGCCGAGAAAAAACTTGAGCTTTCTGAAACAAACATCAGCCGCATCAAGGATATCCATCAAGAAATCCACAAGCAGATAGCCCTCTTAAAAGAGCAGGCCAAGGAAGCGGAGACCTTCCAGGGAAAAAAAGAGCAGCTCGAAGATTTGGAATGCCGGCTTCTTTTTGCCAAACAAAAAAACCTGCAGGAAGAAAAACAAAAGTTGAGTGCAGAGGAGACGATCAAGAAGCAGGGAATTGCTGAGATCGAGGCGTCGATTGTTCATTTTACCAAAGAAATTACCGAGCTCAAAGCTGGTCTTGAGGCCAAAGAGCGCGATTTTCAGGAGATGAATGAAAGGCTGTTCAATGCCCGAAGTGAAAAGGAAGCCAAGCTCCGCGAGAGAGAGTCCAACAGCGAGAGAATGAAAGAGTCGCTAACCCGATTGGCTGATTCCGACAAGCACCTGCAGGCGCTTGAAGAGATGCAGAAAAGGCAGAAGGAAGAGACGAAATCTCTCGAGGAGAAGATCAGGCAGGCAAAGGCAAAGGAAAAAGAGCTTAGAGAGAGTTTAGATAGGGAAAGGGCCTACCTTGCTGAGATAGAAGAAAAAGTGCTGGAAAACCAAAAAGCCGAATCGGAGCTCAAAGAGGAAAAGTTTCTCCTGATGCGCTCCGAGAGAGAGATCGAGGGAGAAATCAAAGAGTCCAGGGCGCGCTTTGAAGCGGTCAAGGAAAGAAGAGAGAAGACAGAACGGGAGTCTCTTCTAAGGAAAAGGGCAAAAGAGGATCTTCTCGCCAGGCAGGCTGAGCAGAAAAAAGTAGTCGATACCCTATCGGAAGAGGTCGAGAGCAAGAAAAGGATTCTTCAAAAAATCGATCAGGAGGAGAACGGGCTTAAAGAGCTTGCTTACTCTCTCGAAGAAGAGTTGGAAACTCTCAAACGTGACTACATTCATGCTGAGGCAAGGCTCAAAACTCTGATCAGGCTGAAAGAAGAGATGGAGGGGGCGCAGCCGGCCTTCAAGCGCCTCACGAAAGAGGCTTCCCTTGAGAAGAGTCCTCTTTACGGCCTCATCAAGCCTCTTTTTGAAGTGGTGAAAATCAAAGGAGAGAATAAACCTCTTTTGATGCAGGCCTTAAAGCCCTATTCGGAAACATTTGTTGTCAAAGACCACGAAGCGCTGAAGAAAGTCCTGCTCTTTGCCAAACAGGAGAAGCTGCAAGATTTATCGCTTTTCTTATTGGATTCGTTAGATCCGCAAGGTGGAGAGAGCCTGGAGGAGCGGATCAATAACCACTTCCTGAAGCCCGTCCGCCGGGAGACCGGTTGGAAAGAGGCCTCTAGTCAGATCAAAAGGGGAGGAGCCCTTCTTGTACTGACCGAAGAGGGAGGGGTGATCGACCATAATTTGGTTTACACCCTACGAGGAGAAAGTGAGAAAAATGCTTTTTTCCGCGAATCAGAGATCGAGGATCTTAAAAAAAGAAGTTCTTCGCTCGACCTCAAGAAACAGGAAGTTTTCGAGAAGGCGGAGATCGCCAGAGTAAGGAGAGGAGAGCTATCCCAAAGAAAAGCTGAGGCAGACAGGGATTTAAGGAAAACTGAGATGCGTCAGCTGGAGAGTAACTTCCTCCTGCAGAAGATCGGCTCAGACTTGGAAGCGATTCAGGAAGAAGAGGCGAAGCACTCCGAAGAGGAAAAGATCGCCAGGGAGGCGTTAAGTCGCTTCGAGAAAAGGCTCGAAGAGTTGCAAGAGAAGATGGCCGCTAAAGCCAGGGAGCTGCAGCAGCTAGAGAAGAAGAGTATGAACGCTTTGCAGCGCTATGAAGAAGAGAAGCTAGATTTTGAGAGAAAGAAAGCTGCTTTAGTGAAACTGCAGGCTGAGTTTGATGCAACGTCCATGGCGGTAGTCAGACAAGAGGGCGAGCTCAAAGTTCTCCAATCCAAAGCGGGCGACGCGGAAAAGGAAAGGGCGCGTCTTGAGATGGAGAAAAGCAATCTTGATGAGTGGCAGAAGAAATGCCGTCTTAAAAGTTCCACTTTTGAGGAGGCGTTGCACAGGGCTGATGAAGCTCTTTCTATCGCTTTGAGAGAGAGCAAGGCTTTGGAGAGCAGCATCAAGGACCAAAAACGCAAGATTACTGAATTCGAGGAGTCGTTAAGAAAAGGATATCAGGGACTCGAAGGGGTAAAAGAGCTTCTTTCCAAAGTGAAAATTAAAGAGGCCGAAGTCGATGCGAGCCTCAAGGCTAAGGCGGAAGAGTTCTTACAGAAATTCAAAAGGGCAATCGACTCAACCGACAAAGAAGTCAAACCGCTCGATATGCCTCACCAAGAGGCGGAGCGCAGAATCAGAAACCTGCGCAAGGAAATCGAAGAGGTTGAAGGGCGGATCAACATGACGTCGATTGAAGAGCTTAAAAAGCAGCAGGAGAGGCATGCCTATCTCCAAACCCAAGTCGATGACATGTTTGTCTCGAAAGAGGAAATATTAAAGATCATCGCTACCCTGGATAATGAAAGCCGTCAGCTATTTGAAGAGACGTTCACGAAGGTGCGCGCCAATTTCCAGCGGAATTTTAAGATACTCTTTGGAGAGGGTGGAGAGGCTGATCTTGAATTGATCGATTCCAAGGATATTTTGGAAGCGGGGATTGAGATTGTCGCGAAACCGCCCGGTAAAAAGATGCGCTCCATCAATTTGCTATCGGGTGGAGAGAAGTGCTTAACCAGCATGGCTCTTCTTTTCTCCATTTTTGAGATTAAACCAGCGCCGTTTTGCATTCTGGATGAAATCGACGCTCCTCTCGATGACACCAACGTCGAAAGGTTCCTCAATGTTGTGCGCACATTTGCTGACAGATGTCAGTTTATCATCATCACGCACAACAAAAGGACGATGGCCATTGCGGACAGGCTGTTTGGTGTGTCGATGGAAGAGAGAGGAGTTTCTAAACTCCTCTCTATGGAATTCAACCGGGAGGCTTCTCCAAAAACGGAGCTTGTCGAAGTATAGAAGGCAGGAAGCAGTTATTGAAGAACCCCGAGCAGCTCAGCCCTTAGGGACTCTACTCTCCTTCTGAGCTCCTCGTCCGGCATCTTTGAGGCTCCCAGCACCATTTTCTTAAGCACGAGCAGCTTACCCAGGAGCTCTTCGCTCTCTTGTTTTGTGAAGACAAGGTGCAGGTGGCGATGGGGGACACTCTGACCGGCGGGCCTGCCGATTTTTTCGAAAATGTAAGTGGTAGAAAACCCCTTTTCTCTGTAGTGGCTGATCAGCTTGGACATCATACCCGCTGATTCGAGATACTCTTCTTCGGAGATGTCAGAGAAGCTGTCGCGGTGCTGACGAGTCACTAAGATCAGATGAAGCTTCTCTTCTTCCGTGGCCAGCGGAGCGTAGTCCTGGAGTACGCTGATAGTCCTTCCCTCAAAAACGCATTGCCTCGCAAACGTGCTCTCTTTGCAAAATGCATCATCGTGGGAAGAGAGGCTATCTACCCTGTCGGAGAGGTCGGCGAGCGCTTCCGAAAAAAGATCGCGGACTCCTTCGTACTCGCGGGCGACCGCTTCTCTTTTTTCCATAGAATCTGCAAATGCTCCAAAGGTGATCCCAAACAGTACTTTCAGCTGCCTGAAAATGGAAAATGCGCTTTTCTCATAGGGAACCATCTCGAAGCAAAAGCTCTTCCCTGCCGCTTCTTTTCCGTAAATCAGGTAGTCCGTGATGCCTTTTTGCTTCCAGATGGAGGCAATTTTTTGCATCAAATCGAAGGCCTCCCGATGCATCGTGGGAGTCCATTCAGAAATGGTCAGCCTTTCAGTTATAGACTGAATCTGCAGGGATCCTGACGCTAGAGATTTTTCAGGAACCTCAACTAACAGTTCATTCCCTGCATGCAAGAGGATTTGATTGTTCAGGGGGTGTTCAAGGTTATAGGACGTCCAGGCGTGATTGTAATAAGCGGTGGCTTCGTAAAACATAAGGAACCCTAGGGAGTTGATTTGTGAATTGATGCCGAATGGGTCTCAAAATCTCCAATGTGAGACACTTTCGGTATATTTCGATATAATTTACATGTGTATTGGAAGTTGAATGATTTTTTTGAGGAACAATCTCTGAGAATTATACTTAGTTTATTAATTGACGACAAAAAAATTGAAGCATCTTAGAAAATAGCGGGGGAGGGTTCTCTTTCCGAAAACAAATTGGGAGGGATTTTCGGTATAGGATTGTAGTGGGGGCGCTACGGTAACTTGATGAGGGTGCCTGGCTTCAAGTAGCTTGATTGCAGCCCGTTCATCTCACGAATCTCTTTAGGGTCAACGCCGAATCTTTTACTGACCTTCCAGAGAGTATCTCCTTCCTGGACGATATAGGCCCTTTTCCCTTTCTTTTTGGGGGCGAGAGCTTCAGCTATTTTTTTCTGGGGCACCGGTTTTTTGGGCAGAGAAGTGATCGGTTTTTGAGGGGGAGGCGATTTGGCAGGTTTGGGGGCCGATACTTCTTTTTCAGGGCTTTTTTTCAAAGGCGTCTCTGTTTTTTCAGCGATCGGAACAACTTTCGGTTTTTTTTCTACGATCTCTTTGGGTGCATCTGTGAGAGGTGATGCCTCAGTCTCTTTTTTTTCGGTGAACACAGGTGCGAATCGTGCCAGCGCCGCTTTTCGCGTCAGGGGATCGGGTTCTTTCTCATCTGCAAGTTCATAGAGTTTTTTTGCGGAGATTTCCCAAACAGCATCCCCTCTTGGGCTTAACAGGAGTGCTAAAGCGTATTGCCTGGCATGAGGGGTCTCTTTGGTTAGATTGTTCAGCACCTTGACGGCTTGTCTGTCGTCAATTTTTTTGACCGCGTACTCAAAATCGGATTTAAGAAACAGGGAGGTGGCTGTCTCAGAACCAGAATCAACGTACGCCAAAAGAAATTCACGTCTTGCTTCCTTAGCCTCGTCGGCCTGCAGTGTGAGATCGAGAGTTTTGATGAGGTCAAACGGACCTTCAAGAATCAGTGAGAGCAGCTCATCGGAGGAGATGTGCAACCCCGATTTTGCTAAAGAGAGCTCCACTGTCTTGAAGTCTTTGGTGAACTGAAACGCGTAAGTTAAAGAGGGATCGTAATCGTCTTTAGTATTTAACAGTTTCAGATACATCCCAAAAGGGGAAATAGGCCATTTTTCGGAACGGATCAGGCTGTAGGCTGCTTCAAAATGTTCATCTTTGGCATCGGAATAGATAACAATTTCCCTTTTTTTTCCGGCGGGATCCGCGTAGGTGATCCTTCTTCTCTGCCTGGGTTTGCCCACCGAAGCGAAGGCACGCTCCGTATCAAGATGATGGATGGAAGTTAAGCTTCCCAACGCGAAGTCTCTCACGGAGAATCCGTTTTCAATCAGGGAGTTGTCCTTCAGGTCGGGTGCGATTTCCTGGATCGTTTTCTCGGAGAGCGAATAGAGGATATCGCTCCCTGTTTTTTCTGCAAGATACGGGCGATGAGGAGACGATCTCTTGGTTAGTTTCATCTCGCCGATAGGAGGAGCTGTCGTTTCCTTGACCCACAAGATAAAGCAAAAAATCAAAAAAATGTTCAGCAGTCCACTCAACAGGAGTGTCTTTCTGAGCCGTTTGATTTTCAGTAGAAGATCGTCTTTCAAAGTGTTCTTTATGGTGCTTCTTTAAGCACTGCGTCCTTTTTTGTGTTTTTTTCCTTTAACTTCCTTTCCAGCTCGTTCAGCTCTTCGGAGAGCGTTTTCGGGAATCTGTCGCCAAAGAGTTTGAAATAGTCGCGCAGATGCTCCAGATCTTTGATCCAGGCTTCTTTGTCGACTTTGAGCAGTTGGTCAAGCGCAGTCTTTGTGATATTCAACCCTTCGACATCAAGGGCATTTTTCTTCGGTAGGTAGCCAATCGGCGTTTTGAGCGCGGCGCCCTCTCCTGAGACGCGTTCGAGGATCCATTTGAGTACGCGGCTGTTCTCTCCGAATCCCGGCCACAGGTAGCTGCCGTCTTGTCCCCTTCTGAACCAATTCACAAAAAAGATTTTAGGGAGGAGTGAGGGCGAGCTTTTCTCGCCGATGTTCAGCCAATGCTGGAAATAGTCCCCCATGTTGTATCCGGCAAAGGGGAGCATTGCAAAGGGATCATGCCGCAGTTTACCGACAACGCCTTCTTGCGCAGCGGTCATCTCCGAGGAGACGGAGGCTCCCAGGAAAGTGCCGTGCTTCCAGTTCAATGCTTCGAGTACAAGAGGAACTGTGTCTCTTCTTCTTCCTCCGAAGATGATCGCTGAGATGGGGACGCCGGCTTTGTCTTCCCAGGCAGGATCGATGCTGGGACACTGGGAGGCCGGTGCGGTAAAGCGGGAGTTAGGGTGAGAAGAGCGTTCACCGGAATCGGGCGTCCAGTTGCGTCCCTGCCAGTCAATCAGGTGAGCCGGCGGGGTGTCGGTCATAGCTTCCCACCACACGTCCCCCTCATCGGTCAGGGCTACGTTGGTGAAGATGGTGTTTTGCCTGATGGTCGCCATGGCATTCGGGTTGGATTTGAGAGAAGTTCCCGGGGCCACTCCGAAAAATCCGGCTTCGGGATTGATAGCGTAAAGCCGACCGTCTTTGCCAAATTTCATCCAGGCGATATCGTCGCCAACGGTCTCCACTTTCCATCCGGGGATTGTGGGCGTCATCATGGCAAGGTTTGTTTTCCCGCAGGCGGAGGGGAATGCGGCAGCGATATATTTTTTTTCTCCCTGCGGATTGGTGATGCCTAAAATAAGCATATGCTCGGCGAGCCAGCCGCCGTCCCTGCCCATAACGGAAGCAATACGCAGGCTAAGGCATTTCTTCCCGAGCAAGGCGTTTCCGCCATAGCCGCTGCCATAAGACCAAATCTCTCTCGTTTCGGGGAAATGGACGATGTATTTATTTTCGGCATTGCACGGCCAGGGGATGTCCTTTTGACTCTTGGAAAGAGGCATACCGACAGAGTGGAGGCATGGAACAAAAAAGCCATCTCCCAAGATATCCAGCACCTTCTTGCCAATTCTTGTCATCACTCTCATGCTAACGGCAACGTAGGGGGAGTCGGTGATCTGGACGCCAATCTGGGCAATCGGTGAGCCGATTGGGCCCATGCTGAAAGGGATGACGTACATGGTTCTCCCTCTCATGCACCCTTTGAAGAGCGAATCGAGGATCTTTTTCATCTCTTCAGGTTCTTTCCAATTATTTGTAGGACCGGCATCAATCTTGTTTTTCGAGCAGATGAAAGTTCTGTCTTCCACACGGGCGACATCTCCCGGACTTGACCTGGCAAGATAGCTTCCGGGTCTCAGCTTTTCATTTAGCTTGATCAAGGTTCCGGCTTTGATGAGCTTTTCGATCAAACACTCATACTCTTCTTTTGAGCCATCCATAAACCAGACATTGTCCGGCTCGCAGAGCTCGCGCACCTTTCTGATCCAGTTGATCAGTGAACGGTTAGACGTCCAACTCTCCAGTGAGGGTTGTGCAGGAGTTGTTTTTTTCTTGCTCATCATAATTTACAATGCCTACTTTAAATAAGAGCGCGTCAGAATATACCGAAAGTGTCTCAAAATCCCAAATTTTGAGATACTTTCGGTATACATACTCAAAGTATCTCAATATTTGGGCTTTTGACAATTAGAGTGCCTCTTGATTGAAAGATCGCAATTCACTTGATATTTGGAAATATGGGGTGACTTGCAATCTTTCAATCTTTACGGGCAGTCTCAAAGCTCAAAAACCATATTCGAGACACCTACGGTATAGCTATCAAGCTTAAAAAAATTTCCTCTTTCTAAATTTATCGAGGTAATCTAAAGCTTTGCCGGTGCCAAGGCAGACAGCGAGAAGCGGGTTTGGAGCAACGATAACCGGTAAACCTGTCTCTTTGATCAGAGCCTTGTCGATCCCTTTGATGAGAGCGCCCCCGCCGCAGATGACCATCCCTCTTTCGACCAGGTCCGAGGCAAGTTCCGGTGGGCACTTTTCTAAAGTCAGTTTGATGCTTTCGATGATCTGCTGTATAGGCTCAGCCAAACATTCCCGAATTTCAACCGAGTTGATCCTTTTGGTGATGGGCAGTCCGGCCACTTGGTCGCGTCCCCTAACCTCCATCTCCAGCTCGTTGCTACCCAGGGGGTAGGCTGAACCGATCGTCATCTTGATCTCTTCGGCAGTCCTTGGACCGATCATGAGGTTGTAGGTACGTCGCATGTAGTTCATGATGCAGTCATCAAACTCATCCCCGGCTATCCTGAGCGATCTCGATTCGACGATGCCGCCAAGGGAAATAATGGCGATTTCCGTCGTTCCAATTTCCGTCGTTCCACCGCCGATGTCGATGATGAAGTTCGCGGCAGGCTCATGCACGGGCAGGTCGACACCGATCGCAGCGGCCATCGGCTCTTCGA
The DNA window shown above is from Estrella lausannensis and carries:
- the smc gene encoding chromosome segregation protein SMC, whose translation is MRLKKLKIHGFKSFADKVTLEFHEGITGIVGPNGCGKSNIADAFRWVLGETSARSLRGKKMEDVIFAGTVTRKPVNLAEATITLTEINGLLPTEYDELEITRRCLRSGETEYLINRQPVRMRDVINLFLDSGVGKHAFSIFEQGNIDEIIQKSPKERRTIFEEAAGILRFFERKREAEKKLELSETNISRIKDIHQEIHKQIALLKEQAKEAETFQGKKEQLEDLECRLLFAKQKNLQEEKQKLSAEETIKKQGIAEIEASIVHFTKEITELKAGLEAKERDFQEMNERLFNARSEKEAKLRERESNSERMKESLTRLADSDKHLQALEEMQKRQKEETKSLEEKIRQAKAKEKELRESLDRERAYLAEIEEKVLENQKAESELKEEKFLLMRSEREIEGEIKESRARFEAVKERREKTERESLLRKRAKEDLLARQAEQKKVVDTLSEEVESKKRILQKIDQEENGLKELAYSLEEELETLKRDYIHAEARLKTLIRLKEEMEGAQPAFKRLTKEASLEKSPLYGLIKPLFEVVKIKGENKPLLMQALKPYSETFVVKDHEALKKVLLFAKQEKLQDLSLFLLDSLDPQGGESLEERINNHFLKPVRRETGWKEASSQIKRGGALLVLTEEGGVIDHNLVYTLRGESEKNAFFRESEIEDLKKRSSSLDLKKQEVFEKAEIARVRRGELSQRKAEADRDLRKTEMRQLESNFLLQKIGSDLEAIQEEEAKHSEEEKIAREALSRFEKRLEELQEKMAAKARELQQLEKKSMNALQRYEEEKLDFERKKAALVKLQAEFDATSMAVVRQEGELKVLQSKAGDAEKERARLEMEKSNLDEWQKKCRLKSSTFEEALHRADEALSIALRESKALESSIKDQKRKITEFEESLRKGYQGLEGVKELLSKVKIKEAEVDASLKAKAEEFLQKFKRAIDSTDKEVKPLDMPHQEAERRIRNLRKEIEEVEGRINMTSIEELKKQQERHAYLQTQVDDMFVSKEEILKIIATLDNESRQLFEETFTKVRANFQRNFKILFGEGGEADLELIDSKDILEAGIEIVAKPPGKKMRSINLLSGGEKCLTSMALLFSIFEIKPAPFCILDEIDAPLDDTNVERFLNVVRTFADRCQFIIITHNKRTMAIADRLFGVSMEERGVSKLLSMEFNREASPKTELVEV
- a CDS encoding HIT family protein, producing MFYEATAYYNHAWTSYNLEHPLNNQILLHAGNELLVEVPEKSLASGSLQIQSITERLTISEWTPTMHREAFDLMQKIASIWKQKGITDYLIYGKEAAGKSFCFEMVPYEKSAFSIFRQLKVLFGITFGAFADSMEKREAVAREYEGVRDLFSEALADLSDRVDSLSSHDDAFCKESTFARQCVFEGRTISVLQDYAPLATEEEKLHLILVTRQHRDSFSDISEEEYLESAGMMSKLISHYREKGFSTTYIFEKIGRPAGQSVPHRHLHLVFTKQESEELLGKLLVLKKMVLGASKMPDEELRRRVESLRAELLGVLQ
- a CDS encoding LysM peptidoglycan-binding domain-containing protein — protein: MKDDLLLKIKRLRKTLLLSGLLNIFLIFCFILWVKETTAPPIGEMKLTKRSSPHRPYLAEKTGSDILYSLSEKTIQEIAPDLKDNSLIENGFSVRDFALGSLTSIHHLDTERAFASVGKPRQRRRITYADPAGKKREIVIYSDAKDEHFEAAYSLIRSEKWPISPFGMYLKLLNTKDDYDPSLTYAFQFTKDFKTVELSLAKSGLHISSDELLSLILEGPFDLIKTLDLTLQADEAKEARREFLLAYVDSGSETATSLFLKSDFEYAVKKIDDRQAVKVLNNLTKETPHARQYALALLLSPRGDAVWEISAKKLYELADEKEPDPLTRKAALARFAPVFTEKKETEASPLTDAPKEIVEKKPKVVPIAEKTETPLKKSPEKEVSAPKPAKSPPPQKPITSLPKKPVPQKKIAEALAPKKKGKRAYIVQEGDTLWKVSKRFGVDPKEIREMNGLQSSYLKPGTLIKLP